The Streptococcus sp. 29896 genome includes a region encoding these proteins:
- a CDS encoding prepilin peptidase, which yields MKTIILFFLGASIGSFLGLVIDRFPEQSIIAPSSHCNACKRRLKAWDLIPILSQLSTKSKCRYCKAKIPYWYLGLEFLAGLLVLLCHFQILSLAQTILILAGLVLAIYDIKHQEYPFAVWLVFTFIALILSQLNWLFCGLLVLAYLTEKWQLNIGSGDFLYLASLSLLFGVTEILWIIQISSILGLAVFWVFTPKSLPYVPFLFLASLIITITF from the coding sequence ATGAAGACAATTATCCTATTTTTCCTTGGAGCTTCTATCGGCTCCTTCTTGGGATTGGTCATCGACCGTTTCCCTGAACAGTCCATTATCGCCCCCTCTAGTCACTGCAATGCCTGCAAGCGACGGCTCAAGGCCTGGGACCTCATACCAATCCTGTCCCAGCTTTCCACAAAATCCAAATGCCGTTACTGCAAGGCGAAGATACCTTATTGGTATCTGGGACTGGAGTTCTTAGCTGGCCTATTGGTCCTGCTCTGCCATTTTCAAATTCTATCTCTTGCCCAAACCATTCTCATTTTGGCAGGACTAGTTTTGGCCATTTACGACATCAAACATCAGGAATATCCTTTTGCTGTCTGGCTCGTTTTTACTTTTATAGCTCTGATACTCTCCCAGCTCAACTGGCTCTTCTGTGGCCTTTTGGTCCTAGCCTATCTGACTGAAAAATGGCAACTCAATATTGGTTCTGGCGATTTTCTCTATCTGGCAAGTCTCTCCCTTTTGTTTGGCGTGACCGAAATCCTCTGGATTATCCAGATTAGTTCCATCTTAGGACTGGCAGTCTTTTGGGTCTTTACACCAAAATCTCTACCTTATGTACCTTTTCTTTTTTTGGCCAGTCTCATCATCACTATTACCTTCTAA
- a CDS encoding nicotinate phosphoribosyltransferase: protein MTVFTDDSLTLHTDLYQINMMQVYFNQQTHNKHAVFEVYFRSQPFQNGYAVFAGLERIVHYLNNLRFSQTDIDYLESLGYPQDFLDYLANLEMELTVRSALEGDLVYANEPLLQVEGPLAQCQLIETALLNIVNYQTLIATKARRIKAVIEDEPLMEFGTRRAQEMDAAIWGTRAAFIGGASATSNVRAGKIFGIPVAGTHAHALVQAYGDDYKAFKAYAETHHDCVFLVDTYDTLRIGVPAAIKVAKEMGDKINFKGVRIDSGDMAYISKKVRQQLDDAGFTDAKIYASNDLDENTILNLKMQKAKIDVWGVGTKLITAYDQPALGAVYKIVSIEDEDGNMRDTIKLSSNAEKVSTPGKKQVWRITSKEKGKSEGDYITFADTDVTQMDNIYMFHPTYTYINKTIENFDARPLLVPIFEKGKQVYELPSLAEIQTYANQEFDKLWDEYKRVLNPQLYPVDLAQDVWDNKMNLINRIRKQTQTKSI, encoded by the coding sequence ATGACAGTTTTTACAGATGACAGTTTAACCCTGCATACCGATCTTTATCAAATCAACATGATGCAGGTCTATTTTAACCAACAGACCCACAATAAACACGCTGTATTTGAAGTTTACTTCCGTTCACAACCTTTCCAAAACGGCTATGCTGTCTTTGCAGGTTTAGAGCGGATTGTTCACTATCTGAATAACCTTCGTTTCAGCCAAACCGACATCGACTACCTAGAAAGTCTAGGCTATCCACAAGACTTTTTAGATTATTTGGCAAATTTGGAGATGGAGCTAACCGTTCGCTCTGCACTAGAAGGTGACCTGGTCTATGCAAATGAACCCCTCTTGCAAGTCGAAGGGCCCCTTGCCCAATGTCAGTTGATTGAGACTGCTCTCTTAAATATCGTCAACTACCAAACCCTGATTGCTACAAAAGCTCGCCGTATCAAGGCTGTCATTGAAGATGAGCCCTTGATGGAATTTGGTACTCGCCGTGCCCAAGAAATGGATGCTGCTATCTGGGGTACACGGGCAGCCTTTATTGGTGGAGCATCTGCGACTTCCAATGTTCGAGCTGGCAAAATCTTCGGCATCCCTGTCGCTGGTACCCATGCCCACGCCTTGGTCCAAGCCTATGGCGATGACTACAAGGCATTCAAGGCCTATGCTGAAACTCATCATGACTGTGTCTTCCTCGTTGATACCTACGATACGCTTCGTATTGGTGTTCCAGCAGCCATCAAGGTTGCCAAGGAAATGGGAGATAAGATTAACTTCAAAGGGGTTCGGATTGATTCAGGCGATATGGCCTATATTTCCAAGAAAGTTCGTCAGCAATTAGATGATGCAGGTTTTACAGATGCGAAGATTTACGCATCTAATGACCTGGATGAAAATACCATCCTCAACCTCAAAATGCAAAAGGCAAAAATTGATGTCTGGGGAGTTGGTACCAAACTCATCACCGCCTACGACCAACCTGCCTTGGGCGCTGTCTACAAGATTGTATCCATCGAAGATGAAGATGGAAATATGCGTGACACTATCAAGCTGTCTTCTAATGCGGAAAAAGTATCAACCCCAGGTAAAAAACAGGTTTGGCGCATCACCTCCAAAGAAAAAGGAAAATCAGAAGGGGACTACATCACCTTTGCGGACACTGACGTCACACAGATGGATAATATCTATATGTTCCATCCAACGTACACCTACATCAATAAAACCATCGAAAACTTTGATGCACGTCCACTCCTAGTTCCTATTTTCGAAAAAGGAAAACAGGTCTATGAACTTCCAAGCCTAGCGGAAATTCAAACCTATGCCAATCAAGAATTTGATAAGCTGTGGGATGAATACAAACGTGTGCTCAACCCACAGCTCTATCCAGTCGACTTGGCACAAGATGTTTGGGATAATAAGATGAACCTCATCAATCGTATTCGCAAACAAACTCAGACCAAATCCATCTAA
- the nadE gene encoding ammonia-dependent NAD(+) synthetase: MTLQETIIKELGVKPSIDPKEEIRRSIDFLKDYLKKHPFLKTYVLGISGGQDSTLAGRLAQLTMEEMRAEAGDDSYQFIAIRLPYGVQADESDAQAALAFIQPDVSLTINIKESTDTMVAAVNANGLAMSDFNKGNAKARMRMIAQYAIAGERKGAVIGTDHAAENITGFFTKHGDGGADILPLFRLNKRQGKQLLAELGADEKLYLKVPTADLEEDKPGLADEVALGVTYNQIDDYLEGKTIDPQAQTIIEGWWNKTAHKRHLPITIFDDFWK; this comes from the coding sequence ATGACCCTACAGGAAACAATCATCAAAGAATTAGGTGTCAAGCCAAGCATTGACCCCAAAGAAGAAATCCGTCGCTCCATCGACTTTCTCAAAGATTATCTTAAAAAACACCCATTTTTGAAAACCTATGTCTTGGGGATTTCTGGTGGACAAGATTCGACCTTGGCTGGTCGTTTGGCTCAGCTGACTATGGAAGAAATGCGGGCGGAAGCAGGTGACGATTCTTATCAATTTATCGCTATCCGCCTCCCTTACGGTGTGCAAGCTGACGAGTCTGACGCCCAAGCAGCTCTAGCCTTTATTCAACCAGATGTCAGCTTAACCATCAACATCAAGGAATCAACAGATACCATGGTAGCTGCAGTCAATGCAAATGGGCTTGCTATGTCTGATTTTAATAAGGGAAATGCTAAAGCCCGCATGCGCATGATTGCCCAATACGCTATCGCTGGGGAACGCAAGGGAGCTGTTATTGGAACCGACCATGCCGCTGAAAATATCACTGGCTTCTTTACCAAGCACGGCGATGGCGGTGCAGACATTCTCCCCCTCTTCCGCCTCAATAAACGCCAAGGAAAACAGCTTCTAGCTGAACTGGGGGCAGATGAAAAACTCTACCTCAAAGTTCCTACTGCAGACTTGGAAGAAGACAAACCTGGCCTTGCTGACGAAGTCGCTCTCGGTGTTACCTATAACCAAATCGACGACTATCTCGAAGGTAAAACCATTGACCCTCAAGCCCAAACCATTATCGAAGGATGGTGGAACAAAACAGCCCATAAACGCCACCTGCCAATCACGATTTTTGATGATTTTTGGAAATAA
- a CDS encoding VanZ family protein: MRHLFDESGQVAPLGRKILWWLCCLYTGFIVYLCFLPQGFYPGMPRFQLPGIIQIGRVYLLLIPFNTIVNGSQAGSLQDFILAVLQNFTNIFLLFPLVFAFLFLFEKWRSLRAIIRYSFLMSLFIETSQLVLDLLFDVGRVVEIDDLWTNTLGGVLAYFTYQLWIKAYQHWTKYQKP; this comes from the coding sequence ATGAGGCATCTCTTTGATGAGAGTGGACAAGTAGCCCCCTTGGGTAGAAAAATCTTGTGGTGGCTTTGTTGCCTCTACACAGGTTTTATCGTCTATCTCTGCTTTTTGCCACAAGGATTTTACCCCGGCATGCCCCGTTTTCAACTACCAGGTATCATCCAAATCGGACGGGTTTACTTGCTCTTGATTCCTTTTAACACGATAGTGAACGGCAGTCAGGCAGGTAGTTTGCAGGATTTTATTCTAGCAGTTTTGCAGAACTTTACCAACATTTTTCTGCTCTTTCCCTTGGTTTTTGCTTTTCTTTTCCTTTTTGAAAAATGGCGAAGCCTTCGAGCAATTATACGGTACAGCTTTTTGATGAGTCTGTTTATCGAGACAAGTCAACTAGTCCTGGATCTTTTATTTGATGTTGGTAGAGTGGTTGAAATTGATGACCTCTGGACCAATACTCTGGGCGGAGTTCTAGCCTATTTTACCTATCAACTCTGGATCAAAGCCTACCAACACTGGACCAAGTATCAGAAGCCATAA
- the rlmN gene encoding 23S rRNA (adenine(2503)-C(2))-methyltransferase RlmN, giving the protein MKPSIYSLTRQGLVDWSLEHGEKKFRATQIWEWLYRSRVQSFSEMTNLPKSLIEKLEENFVVNPLKQRIVQESKDGTIKYLFELPDGMLIETVLMHQHYGLSVCVTTQVGCNIGCTFCASGLIPKQRDLTSGEIVAQIMLVQKYLDEREKNERVSHIVVMGIGEPLDNYDNVMSFLRVVNDDKGLGIGARHITVSTSGLAPKIRDFAREGVQVNLAVSLHAPNNDLRSSIMRINRRYPIEVLFEAIEDYIKVTNRRVTFEYIMLNEVNDGVEEAQELADLTKNIRKLSYINLIPYNPVSEHDQYSRSTRERTLAFFDVLKKNGVNCVVRQEHGTDIDAACGQLRSNTLKKDREKARARIAAAKAKAGILA; this is encoded by the coding sequence ATGAAACCATCCATTTATAGCCTAACAAGACAGGGACTAGTAGATTGGTCCTTGGAGCATGGTGAGAAAAAATTCCGTGCCACGCAAATCTGGGAATGGCTCTACCGATCCCGTGTTCAATCTTTTTCGGAAATGACCAACTTGCCCAAGTCTTTGATTGAAAAATTAGAAGAAAACTTTGTGGTCAATCCCCTCAAACAACGGATTGTTCAGGAGTCCAAGGACGGTACTATCAAATATCTGTTTGAGCTGCCAGATGGTATGTTGATTGAAACAGTTCTCATGCATCAGCACTACGGGCTTTCAGTCTGTGTGACAACCCAGGTTGGCTGTAATATCGGTTGTACCTTCTGTGCCTCTGGTTTGATTCCGAAACAACGTGACTTGACAAGCGGTGAGATCGTGGCTCAGATTATGTTGGTACAGAAATACCTGGATGAGCGTGAGAAAAACGAACGTGTCAGTCATATCGTTGTCATGGGGATCGGTGAACCATTGGATAACTATGACAATGTCATGTCTTTCTTGCGTGTAGTCAATGATGATAAGGGTTTGGGAATCGGAGCCCGTCACATCACCGTTTCCACTTCTGGTTTGGCGCCAAAAATCCGTGATTTTGCCCGCGAGGGAGTTCAGGTTAACTTGGCAGTATCCCTTCACGCACCAAATAACGATCTTCGTTCTAGCATCATGCGCATCAACCGTCGCTATCCAATCGAAGTCTTGTTTGAAGCGATTGAGGACTATATCAAGGTGACCAACCGCCGTGTGACCTTTGAATACATCATGCTCAATGAGGTCAATGATGGAGTGGAGGAAGCTCAGGAATTGGCTGACTTGACCAAGAACATCCGTAAATTGTCTTATATCAACTTGATTCCATACAATCCTGTAAGTGAGCATGACCAGTACAGCCGTTCAACTAGAGAACGGACCTTGGCTTTCTTTGATGTCTTGAAGAAAAACGGGGTCAACTGTGTCGTTCGTCAGGAACATGGTACAGATATCGATGCGGCTTGTGGTCAATTGCGTTCCAATACCCTCAAAAAGGACCGTGAAAAAGCGCGTGCTCGAATCGCCGCAGCCAAAGCCAAGGCAGGTATTCTGGCATGA
- a CDS encoding YutD family protein, with the protein MKKEISPELYNYNKFPGPSFARVGDKVVAEQIQLDLVENYKEAFDQTAFGQRFSQLMLKFDYIVGDWGNEQLRLKGFYKDDRKVASEQKIGRLDDYLTEFCNFGCAYFILENPNPQELPVELEDKPARRRRNRSRNRNRQQDSAGKQSQNQKQQGTKGTKKQDSKKQEQKRQENKKQGQKATFTIRNEEKSSQIRKKKTDRKPDQPRKKASQEPKETKRGFVIRQK; encoded by the coding sequence ATGAAGAAAGAAATTTCTCCAGAATTATACAATTACAATAAATTTCCAGGACCAAGCTTCGCCCGAGTGGGAGACAAGGTTGTTGCAGAGCAAATTCAATTAGACTTGGTGGAAAATTACAAGGAAGCCTTTGACCAAACTGCATTTGGGCAACGCTTCTCCCAGCTCATGCTTAAATTTGACTACATTGTGGGAGACTGGGGAAATGAGCAACTACGGTTGAAAGGTTTTTACAAGGATGACCGCAAGGTGGCTTCCGAGCAGAAAATTGGTCGTTTGGATGATTATTTGACAGAGTTTTGCAATTTTGGTTGTGCCTATTTTATTTTAGAAAACCCAAACCCCCAAGAGTTGCCGGTCGAACTAGAAGACAAGCCAGCGCGCCGTCGCCGCAATCGTTCCCGTAACCGTAATCGCCAGCAAGACTCTGCTGGCAAGCAGTCTCAAAATCAAAAGCAGCAAGGAACCAAGGGGACTAAGAAACAAGACTCCAAAAAACAAGAGCAGAAGAGACAAGAGAATAAAAAACAAGGTCAAAAAGCTACCTTTACCATCCGAAACGAAGAAAAATCCAGTCAGATTCGCAAGAAAAAGACGGATAGAAAACCGGACCAACCACGTAAAAAAGCAAGTCAAGAACCAAAAGAAACTAAGAGAGGATTTGTCATTCGACAAAAGTAA
- a CDS encoding SepM family pheromone-processing serine protease, producing the protein MKNRRVNRKWELITSIVLGTLLIWFAMFYPLPYYIESPGGAMDVRSVLQVNGEVDQEDGSYNFTYVTVQQATAIKLLFAAFDSHSDIQSEQEMTGGADSEEYYRIAQFYMETSQNLAKYQGLTLAGKEVTMDFFGVYVLGLAEDSTFQGILNIADTVVSINGKTFESSAELIDYVSSLELGSDVTVGYVSSGIEQTADGKIIKLENGKNGIGISLVDHTEVTSDVPIDFQTGNIGGPSAGLMFTLSIYTQLADPTLRSGRVIAGTGTIEQDGSVGDIGGADKKVLSAAKSGATVFFVPNNPVDEAVLKENPNAKTNYEEALEVVEEEGLSIELVPVTTVQDAIDYLEKTKSD; encoded by the coding sequence ATGAAAAATAGAAGAGTAAATCGGAAGTGGGAGCTAATCACTTCCATCGTCTTGGGAACCCTGTTGATTTGGTTTGCCATGTTTTATCCCCTTCCTTACTATATTGAGAGTCCTGGAGGGGCGATGGACGTTCGGTCTGTTCTTCAGGTCAATGGGGAAGTTGATCAGGAGGATGGCTCCTATAACTTTACCTATGTGACCGTCCAACAAGCTACAGCTATCAAACTCTTGTTTGCAGCGTTTGATAGTCATTCTGATATCCAATCCGAGCAAGAAATGACAGGTGGAGCAGATAGTGAAGAATACTATCGCATCGCACAATTTTATATGGAAACCTCTCAAAATTTGGCTAAGTATCAAGGTTTGACCTTGGCAGGGAAAGAAGTTACCATGGACTTCTTTGGTGTTTATGTCCTCGGTTTGGCAGAGGATTCGACCTTCCAAGGGATTCTAAATATTGCAGATACGGTTGTGAGTATTAATGGCAAAACCTTTGAGAGTTCAGCAGAATTGATTGACTATGTCAGCAGTTTGGAATTGGGATCAGATGTGACCGTAGGTTATGTGTCGAGCGGTATCGAACAAACAGCCGATGGAAAAATCATCAAGCTTGAAAATGGAAAAAATGGGATTGGGATCTCCTTGGTGGACCATACGGAAGTGACCAGTGATGTGCCGATTGATTTCCAAACAGGAAATATCGGTGGTCCAAGTGCTGGTTTGATGTTTACCTTGTCTATCTATACGCAGTTGGCAGATCCCACCTTGCGCAGTGGCCGTGTGATTGCAGGAACAGGAACCATTGAACAGGACGGTTCCGTCGGTGATATCGGTGGAGCAGATAAAAAGGTACTTTCTGCAGCCAAGTCAGGTGCAACGGTCTTCTTTGTCCCAAATAATCCTGTTGATGAAGCTGTTTTGAAGGAAAATCCAAATGCCAAAACCAACTATGAGGAGGCCTTGGAAGTTGTTGAAGAAGAAGGTTTGTCAATCGAGCTTGTTCCAGTAACGACTGTTCAGGATGCCATTGATTATTTAGAAAAAACTAAGAGCGATTAA
- the coaD gene encoding pantetheine-phosphate adenylyltransferase, which yields MSDKIGMITGSFDPITNGHLDIIERASGLFDKLYVGIFTNPNKKGLLSPEQRLAVLEDLFAKEDKVEAFLAKNELVVDVAHRLGVTHLVRGLRNATDLEYESSFDFYNRRLAPDLETVYLIAKPELKFVSSSQVRELVQFGQDINPYVPLRVSQELDSK from the coding sequence ATGTCAGATAAGATTGGAATGATTACAGGATCTTTTGACCCCATTACCAATGGGCATCTGGATATTATCGAGCGAGCAAGTGGCCTGTTTGATAAACTTTATGTGGGGATTTTCACCAATCCCAACAAGAAAGGCTTGCTTAGTCCAGAGCAGCGATTAGCTGTTTTGGAGGACTTGTTTGCAAAGGAGGACAAGGTAGAAGCTTTTCTTGCTAAAAATGAATTGGTGGTAGATGTGGCACATCGTCTTGGAGTGACGCATCTGGTGAGGGGGTTGCGCAATGCAACTGACCTGGAATACGAGTCTAGTTTTGATTTTTATAATCGTAGGCTAGCACCGGACTTGGAAACCGTTTATCTGATAGCTAAGCCAGAGTTAAAATTTGTTTCTTCGAGTCAAGTTCGGGAATTAGTACAGTTCGGTCAGGACATTAATCCATATGTCCCCTTGAGAGTTAGTCAGGAGTTAGATTCAAAATGA
- the rsmD gene encoding 16S rRNA (guanine(966)-N(2))-methyltransferase RsmD yields the protein MRIVSGNYGGRPLKTLEGKTTRPTSDKVRGAMFNMIGPYFDGGRVLDLYAGSGGLSIEAVSRGMESAVLVERDRRAQAIIRDNIRMTKEDSKFQLLAMEAKQALAHLSGSFDLVFLDPPYSAEDIVADITELCQRQLLSQEVMVVCETDKAVSLPEEIAELGIWKEKIYGISKVTVYVR from the coding sequence ATGAGAATTGTATCTGGAAACTATGGCGGTAGACCCTTAAAAACCTTAGAAGGCAAGACAACCAGACCCACCTCGGACAAGGTGCGAGGAGCAATGTTCAATATGATTGGTCCCTATTTTGACGGTGGGCGGGTTTTAGATCTCTACGCAGGTAGTGGCGGTCTGTCTATCGAGGCTGTTTCTCGCGGGATGGAGTCAGCAGTTCTGGTCGAGCGGGATCGACGAGCGCAAGCTATTATCCGCGACAATATCCGCATGACCAAGGAAGACAGCAAGTTTCAGCTCTTGGCTATGGAGGCCAAGCAAGCTCTGGCTCACTTGAGCGGATCCTTCGACCTGGTCTTTCTGGACCCTCCCTATTCAGCCGAGGACATCGTAGCAGATATCACTGAGCTGTGTCAGCGCCAGCTTTTGTCCCAAGAGGTCATGGTGGTCTGTGAGACGGATAAGGCAGTATCTCTTCCGGAGGAAATAGCAGAGCTGGGAATTTGGAAGGAAAAAATCTATGGAATTAGCAAGGTAACCGTTTATGTCAGATAA
- a CDS encoding rhodanese-like domain-containing protein gives METVWTLLAFVMILGGWMGFNYWRLRQAATVIDNGEFAEKIQGGQLIDLREPGEFRKKHILGARNIPYQQLRQSTAALRKDKPILIYENDRGQLVTPAALHLKKQGFSNIFILRYGLNGWNGKTKVAK, from the coding sequence ATGGAAACAGTGTGGACATTGCTTGCATTTGTTATGATTTTAGGAGGCTGGATGGGCTTCAACTATTGGCGTTTGCGCCAGGCAGCGACGGTCATTGACAATGGCGAATTTGCTGAAAAAATCCAAGGTGGTCAGCTGATTGACCTACGCGAACCAGGTGAATTTCGTAAAAAACATATCTTGGGTGCTCGCAATATTCCTTACCAACAATTGCGCCAAAGTACTGCAGCCTTACGGAAGGACAAACCGATTTTGATCTATGAAAATGATCGTGGTCAATTGGTAACACCTGCAGCCCTGCATTTGAAAAAACAAGGATTTTCCAATATTTTCATTCTTCGCTATGGTTTAAATGGCTGGAATGGTAAAACAAAAGTTGCTAAGTAA
- a CDS encoding YqgQ family protein, whose product MKRLYDVQQLLKRFGIIVYMGNRLYDIEMMQIELNRVYQAGVLDRLEYLEAELVLRREHRLELEYQKSKEKL is encoded by the coding sequence ATGAAAAGACTTTACGATGTGCAGCAGTTGCTGAAGCGGTTTGGGATTATTGTCTATATGGGCAACCGTCTCTACGATATTGAAATGATGCAGATTGAGCTGAATCGGGTCTATCAAGCGGGTGTTCTAGATCGATTGGAATACCTTGAGGCAGAATTGGTCTTGCGACGGGAGCATCGTTTGGAGCTTGAGTATCAGAAAAGTAAGGAGAAATTGTGA
- a CDS encoding response regulator transcription factor, with translation MRILVAEDQAMLRDALCQLLGFQDAVESVLQAENGSQALALLEKETVDVLLLDIEMPEKTGLDVLEWVRAKSLPVKVVIMTTFKRPGYFERAVKADVDAYVLKERSIADLMRTIETVLAGRKEYSPELMDILLTQRSPLTDQESQLLKLVADGLSNKEIASQLHLSDGTVRNYMTSILSKLGAENRTAAVKIAQEKGWF, from the coding sequence ATGAGAATCTTAGTCGCAGAAGATCAGGCCATGCTGCGGGACGCTCTTTGTCAGCTCTTGGGCTTTCAAGATGCGGTTGAGTCTGTTTTACAGGCAGAAAACGGCAGTCAGGCCCTTGCTCTTTTGGAAAAAGAGACAGTAGATGTGCTACTCTTAGATATTGAAATGCCTGAAAAGACGGGGCTGGATGTCTTGGAATGGGTGCGAGCGAAATCCCTACCCGTCAAGGTTGTCATCATGACCACCTTCAAGCGACCAGGCTATTTTGAGCGGGCGGTCAAGGCAGATGTGGATGCCTATGTGCTCAAGGAACGCTCCATCGCAGACCTCATGCGGACCATTGAAACGGTCTTGGCGGGGCGGAAGGAGTATTCGCCAGAGTTGATGGACATTCTCCTGACCCAACGTAGTCCCTTGACGGATCAGGAAAGCCAGCTGCTCAAGCTGGTTGCCGACGGCTTGTCCAATAAGGAAATCGCCAGCCAGCTCCACCTGTCTGATGGGACAGTCCGCAACTACATGACCTCTATCCTGTCCAAGCTGGGTGCTGAAAACCGCACAGCTGCTGTAAAGATTGCACAGGAAAAGGGTTGGTTTTAA
- a CDS encoding sensor histidine kinase: protein MIFEKRKIPLMFFVGMIFLYFPLYYAQYSPNPTAVILATILFALVYCSLFYTDHKLYSMLGWFYLIGYIAVMSFWGNLQFSLFIFNLSNMLGWYYKEIQPTYRTVSYGILLLAIILWALFGPVPFEMRAFALIIHFFGLALLIFSWIETKREALQQRIQEQNTSINLLLAENERNRIGQDLHDTLGHVFAMLTVKAELVKTLLDHDQIDQAKKEVQELQTLAKDSMQDVRQIVQSLKQHTVAEELQILQQMLDLAGVDLVVLGGEIAEQLSLPVQNKLAMVLRELANNLLKHSRASKCRLTFEEDQQELVLHYEDNGVGFAQLTGQELHTIKDRLVTVQGSLEFLSLAQPTRLSIRIPLEEVVE, encoded by the coding sequence ATGATTTTTGAAAAAAGAAAGATACCACTCATGTTCTTCGTGGGCATGATCTTTCTCTATTTTCCACTTTATTACGCCCAATATTCTCCAAATCCGACGGCGGTTATTCTAGCAACCATTCTTTTTGCCCTAGTCTATTGTTCCCTCTTTTACACAGACCACAAGCTCTATTCCATGCTGGGCTGGTTTTACCTGATTGGCTACATCGCCGTCATGAGTTTTTGGGGCAATCTGCAGTTTTCCCTCTTTATCTTCAACTTGTCCAATATGCTAGGTTGGTATTATAAGGAAATTCAGCCGACCTATCGGACGGTGTCCTATGGGATTTTGTTGCTGGCCATTATCCTCTGGGCCCTTTTTGGACCAGTCCCCTTTGAGATGCGGGCCTTTGCACTCATCATTCACTTTTTCGGCTTGGCCTTGCTGATTTTCAGTTGGATTGAAACCAAGCGGGAAGCTCTTCAGCAACGGATTCAGGAGCAAAATACTTCCATTAACCTCCTGCTTGCTGAGAACGAACGCAACCGCATCGGTCAGGACTTGCACGATACCCTGGGCCATGTCTTTGCCATGCTAACCGTCAAGGCGGAGCTGGTCAAGACCCTTTTGGACCACGACCAGATTGACCAGGCTAAGAAGGAAGTGCAGGAGCTCCAGACCTTAGCCAAGGACTCCATGCAGGACGTCCGCCAGATTGTCCAGTCACTCAAGCAGCACACCGTGGCAGAGGAACTCCAGATTTTGCAGCAGATGCTGGACTTGGCAGGAGTGGACTTGGTCGTTTTGGGTGGAGAAATAGCAGAGCAGCTCAGCTTGCCTGTCCAGAACAAACTGGCTATGGTGCTGAGAGAGTTGGCCAATAACCTACTCAAACACAGTCGGGCTAGTAAGTGCCGTTTGACCTTTGAAGAAGACCAGCAAGAATTGGTCTTGCACTACGAAGACAATGGTGTGGGCTTTGCCCAGTTAACAGGTCAAGAATTGCATACTATAAAGGATAGACTGGTGACGGTGCAGGGGAGTTTGGAATTTCTTTCTCTGGCACAGCCCACTCGCCTGTCCATACGAATTCCGCTTGAGGAGGTGGTAGAATGA
- a CDS encoding ABC transporter permease: MKALVQVEAVKLSRSLGVFLLSIGMPVIFFLIFSSTIQFDDATMQKAFIQSYMLTMTGFSMSGFALFTFPMMLAEDRKNSWLTFIQHSPLPIWQYYLSKLVRVLLCFVSSNVIVFAVGGLVKGVEMTAQEWVISALLLLVTSIVFLAIGLLLVQIQSEQTMSVVANLLYFVLAIMGGSWMPVSLFPDWVQRICKLMPSYHVNQLVTTYAQEGDFLWKSLLIVLGYAIIFLGIALAIHKKSDQQ; encoded by the coding sequence ATGAAAGCATTAGTTCAAGTAGAGGCGGTAAAATTATCCAGAAGTTTGGGAGTTTTTCTCCTGTCTATCGGTATGCCCGTCATCTTTTTCCTGATTTTCTCATCAACGATCCAGTTTGATGATGCGACCATGCAAAAGGCCTTTATCCAGTCCTATATGCTGACCATGACAGGTTTTTCCATGTCGGGCTTTGCCCTCTTCACCTTTCCCATGATGCTGGCAGAGGACAGAAAAAATAGCTGGTTGACCTTTATCCAGCATTCGCCTCTGCCAATCTGGCAATACTATCTTTCCAAACTCGTGCGGGTCTTGCTCTGCTTTGTATCTTCCAATGTCATTGTCTTTGCGGTCGGTGGCTTGGTTAAGGGTGTAGAGATGACAGCTCAAGAATGGGTAATTTCGGCTCTCTTACTTTTAGTAACCTCTATCGTATTTTTAGCTATTGGCTTGCTCTTGGTGCAAATTCAGTCGGAACAAACCATGTCGGTTGTGGCAAACTTGCTCTATTTTGTTCTGGCTATCATGGGCGGCTCTTGGATGCCTGTTTCCCTCTTTCCAGACTGGGTGCAGCGGATTTGTAAACTCATGCCCAGCTACCATGTCAACCAGCTGGTGACCACCTATGCCCAAGAGGGAGATTTTCTCTGGAAATCCTTGCTAATCGTCCTAGGATATGCCATAATTTTCTTAGGAATTGCTCTGGCCATCCATAAAAAATCTGACCAGCAGTGA